The Microcaecilia unicolor chromosome 13, aMicUni1.1, whole genome shotgun sequence genome has a window encoding:
- the LOC115456672 gene encoding LOW QUALITY PROTEIN: HCLS1-binding protein 3-like (The sequence of the model RefSeq protein was modified relative to this genomic sequence to represent the inferred CDS: inserted 4 bases in 2 codons), translating into MPTILVTTRQIQNSHTGIDVXVPEYEEIRGKMMSGHVEYRILVVXAAFKSAKHKPEDVVQFVVSKKYSEIEEFYHKLASHYPHISVPPVPRKVLFVGESVIRERRTAFDEIMKFISKDKDLATSSLFLEFLGSKSTNIVDAKSKNIFDNEHEEEEK; encoded by the exons ATGCCCACTATCCTGGTCACCACGAGGCAAATTCAGAATTCTCATACTGGGATAGATGT TGTCCCGGAGTATGAAGAGATTCGTGGGAAGATGATGTCTGGCCATGTAGAGTATCGTATTCTGGTGGT CGCTGCATTCAAATCTGCAAAGCACAAGCCCGAAGATGTGGTTCAGTTTGTGGTCTCTAAAAAGTATAGTGAGATTGAAGAGTTTTACCATAAACTGGCTTCTCATTATCCACATATATCTGTTCCACCAGTACCAAGGAAAGTATTATTTGTTGGAGAATCTGTTATCAGAGAGCGAAGAACAGCATTTGATGAGATCATGAAGTTTATCTCCAAGGATAAGGATCTTGCGACCAGTTCCCTATTTCTAGAATTCTTAGGGTCCAAATCTACAAATATCGTTGAtgcaaaaagtaaaaatatttttgacaatGAGCatgaggaagaagagaaataa